ACACCGACAACCGGCCTGTGTGCCCCAGGCCCTGCTCGGCTAGGTCATCGAGCAGCCCATAGATGGAGTCGAGGTTTTTCCTGTCCATGTTGATCCGGATGATGGTTTTCAGCGGATACTTGTGGATGTACCCCTTGATGTTGTCGATGATTTTTCGATAGGTGCCCGTCCCGGTTGTCTTGAGGAATCGTGACCGGTCATGGAGCGGCTCGGCGCCGTCGAGGGTGATCTGGATCGTCCGCACCTTCCGCAGGTACAGTTCGGCCACGACCTCATCGGTCAGCAGGTAGCCGTTGGTGATCATCGAGGCGAAATAGGCGATCCCCCGGGTGTCACAGTAGGGGATGATGCGGTTGGAAAGCTTTTTGATGATGTTGAGCCCGATCAAGGGCTCGCCGCCGAACCAGGTGATGTTCAGGCTCTTGATGGTCTCGGCCTTTTTCTCGAGCAACCGAAAAATGGAGTGTTGAATGTTCTCAGGCATCAAGACGGTCGACTTCTCATCCCCTTCAAAACAATAGGCGCAGCCAAAATTGCAGTTCAATGTCGGCAAGATGGTCAACCCCATGTTGTCGGTCCGCTGTCTCTCCTTCAGGTACTGTTTCTTGAAGACCTCCAGTTCATCGATATCGGACGGCACCAGGAAGTTATTCACCAGCAGGTGGTCAATGGTGTTCCGATCCTCCTTCGGTATGGGCCCTGTTGCGGCGTTGCGCACCCGCTCATAGACGTCCGTCTCGTCGCCGTTGAGCAAGGAAAACCCTTGGGAGAGACTGTTATAGATCAGCCTGTTGTCGTCATCGATGTTTACGACCGTGTTGAATCTGGACGCCTTGTAATGTTCGTACATGTACGATTCCTCCATGTTTTTTGTTTCGCCCGGTTTGCTTGACGAAAGGATGTTTTAAAAACCAACGAAATCATCGTCAACCACGAAAAATGGCTAATGAATCTCCTCAAACAGGTGGTATAGCTTGGCGTGGACGATGTTTTTTAGGGTCTGATGGGGGATACGACTTTGGATATCCTTGAGATTGACGGCAAGGGATAAAAACTTGTCTTCTTCCCGGATCATCAGCTTTTTCAACAGGAGTTCATCGAGGGTCTTGATGATCATGGCGTCGCCCCCATCTCCGCTGTTGCAGTCCGCCCTCACCGCTTCCATAATGCTGCTGAGCGGTTTGATCTGGTCGCAGTGCCGGTAGATGTCGGCCACCATCCCCCGCAGAATGGTGCTTTTGAACTGTCCGAACCTGGAATCGTAAACCTTCACATACCCGGCCCCTGCTTCATAGGCGAGGACAGGCCGGCTGCTCCCTCCGAAGAGAATGTTCCACTCCTTGATCGAGTCCGTGATCCGGTTTAAATAGTCGAAATCGTCCGGCATCTCAGCGCAATCGAAGGCGTAATTTGTGGCGATCTCTTCGATATTCAACTCATCCATGGGATAGATCAACCTGTATTGCTCCATCGGTCGGATGTTGGTGATGTTGCACCGGTCGGCTTCCAGGAAGTATCGGCTGAACCGTTGCAGGATCATCGGTTTCGGCGGGTAGAGCGGCGGCGTCAGGTGATAGATCAGCGGAAATAGGTTGAGCAGGTCATAGTAGGAATCGGGCTTTTCATTGGGAAAACCGAAGAGAAAATTATAGGAGACCTGGATGTCCAAGGCGTAGCAGTTCTTGATAAACTGCACGTTCTTGACTTTGGTCGAGCCTTTGTCGATCAGCTTCAACACGTCGGTGCTGAAACTCTCGATGCCGGCTTGTACCCGTTTGACCCCTGCTTTGGCCAATGATTCGAGCTGCTCCTTGGTCAGGTTGGGTTTTACCTCCCAAAAGAGTTCCAGGTCCAGCTTGTCTTCCGGCAGTGCCTTGAGCAGCGGCGCGAAGGAGGGATAGCGCAGGATGTTGTCGACGCAGATGAGGCTGTTTCTTTCATACCGTTTCGCTAAGGCGCAGAGGTCTTCATAGACTGTCTCCCACTGCTTGCACCGGAAGTGCAGGTGCTCTCCGTTGAGGCTGCAAAACTTGCACTGGACGCGCTCTCCCCACCAACACCCACGGGCTGTTTCGAAGAGGAGCGTGTCCTGTTTCAGTTTTTTGCCAGTGGTCTTTTCGATCGACTGGATCTGTCTGAAGTAATCATCGTAGTCGGGAAGGGGCACCTCGTCCATTGGGATCAGTGGCTGCGGTGGGGTCTTGATGATCGCGAGGCTGCCATCGTCATTACCGGGGCCGCTCCCCTCGCCCCCGCCACAGTTGTCCATGCTGCTGCCGCCTCGATAACCGTAGTGACGGTAAAGGATACCTTTTAGGTCATGCCCGCCGCCGAGCCGGTAGTCGTTGTTCCGAAGATGCTCAACGATTTGAAGTAGCGCTCTTTCCCCTTCGCCATAGACAATGTAGTCGATCCAGGGGAACACACGCAGGTATTCCATCCCCATATCGCCGCTGACGGCATTCCCCCCGAGGATGATGATCTTATCCTTGTATTTCTTTTTGATGATCCGAGCGAGGCTCAGCGCCGGCGCCGTCTGGCTGAAAGAACAGGTGAAACCGATGATGTCGTACTCGACAAAAGGGATGCTGTTCAGTAGTTGATAAAAGAAATCGGGGATGATCTCGTTCTTGATCTGCCGGCAGACCTTGACCAGTTCATCTTCGATGAACTTCTCATTGACCGCCTGCACATTGCCAAGCGGCGTCGGCTGATACTGATCGGTGAGAAAAGGGTTGGCGTTTTTCAGCGTGATCAGTTCTTTGATGTCCCTTTCCTGTGATTGCTGAAGTTCTTTGCCCAGGGACGTATCGGTGATGAGGAATTCGTTAAACAGCCATTCTAAGAGGTAGGCGTAACGCGAGCTGATGGATAGCTTGGCGTACAAATCGATGCCGATCCTGTTTGCGAAAACCAAGTTCTGATAGGACACATCCGTTACAATCCCGTTCCTGGATAGGTAACTTTTTAATATACCTAACTGTATAGAGGGAAAATCGATCTTCCCCCAGGGCATATTGACGAGCAGCAGTTTCATTGCGACACCTCGAAATCTTTATCATTCGATCCGTTTCATTCTTTTTATGTAATGATTCAAACGAATATATGTTTATTTGTTCCTGTGTAATTTATTCTAATGGTACGTCACCCTATGCCCGCTGACAACTTCTATTGGGAGCGGTGCTCGGGGCAATAAGGTTTCGTTTTCAAGCACAATGAAAAGACCCCCTATGATAGCGTTCTGGTTGCTGCCATAGGGGGTCTTAACATGTACTATTTTTTAAAATTTCCATCCGCCCCATTGCCAGGACATCCCTTCCCATGCTAGAATAGCCCCAATCCAACTGAATCAGGTTCGCAACGTAAAAACGATGAAAAGGTAAAGTAACCTTATGGTTTCAGCCCAGAGAGCCGGGGGCAGGTGAAAGCCCGGTCTGCAAGCGATAAGGCGAAGTTCACCTTGGAGTTGCCCGCTGAAGACTCTCCCCAGGCTAAGGGGCGAGGGTTGGTAGGTGAGGCCGGATCTTCCGCCGTTATATGGAAGGGGGTATCGGTGAGGTCTTATGCCTTGGCCCGTACCCTGATGAAGGAGGGCTTTTTTTGGGCACAGTCCCAAAGAGCCAATGAGGGTGGTACCGCGGGTGATAATCCCGTCCCTTGTCGCCAGACAACGGACGGGATTTTTTATTTTTGCCTGTTTCTGTTTCAACCTGTCACTGTGTCAACGAAATCGACCACACGGAGGAGGTGGGAAATTTGCTCGGACTGCACGATCCCTGGATTGCGGGCGCCTATCTGCTCTGCATTGCCTCGACGCTGCTCTGTGTCGGCTACGCCTACTGGGGCCAGCATCAGGAGGAATAAGGAGAATCGCCGCTCCAAACGAGGGCGTTCGTTGAATGCGCCAAAAATGCAACGTTTATTCTCGGAAAATTCCGAAAAAACTTGTTCCCACATAACATTCTGATTTTCACACAAGCACAACCAAGCACAACGCGGGAGGGATGGCAAAGTGAAACACGGTCTCCTTTACATCATGTTGGCCTTTTATCTTGGCGCCACGGTGCTCCTCGGCTATCTGGGATACCGGCACACGCGCTCGTCCAAGGATTACCTCATCGCCGGCGGCAACATCCATCCCTTCCTGATGGCCCTGGCCTACGGCTCCACCTTCATCTCCACCTCGGCCATCGTCGGTTTCGGCGGCGCCGCCGGCGTCTACGGCATGAGCCTGTTATGGCTCACCGTCTTCAACATCTTCGTGGGTATCTTCATCGCCTTCGTCTTCTATGGCGTTAAGACGCGCAAACTGGCCCACCAACTGGGCGTGCATACCTTCCCCGAATTTCTCGGCGCCCGCTTCTCCTCCCCTTTCATCCGCAACTTCTCGGCCAGCGTCATCGCCCTTTCCATGCCCCTCTACGCCGCAGCCGTCATGATCGGCGGCGCCCGCTACATGGAAGAGGCCATGCAGATCAACTACACCACCTCCATGATCATCTTCGCCGTCATCGTCCTGGCCTACGTCTTCTTCGGCGGCCTGCGGGGGGTCATCTACAATGACGCCTTGCAGAGTTCCATCATGTTCGTCGGCATGGGCGTCCTGCTCTACCTCACCTATGATAAGTTGGGCGGCGTCGTGACGGCCCACGAAAAGCTGGGCGCCCTCAAAGACCTGGTGCCCCAGGCGCTGGCAGCCAAAGGCCACCTCGGCTGGACGGCTATGCCCCAGTTCGGGTCCGAGATCTGGTGGTTTGTCGTCTCCACCCTCGTCCTCGGCGTCGGCATCGGCGTCCTCGCCCAGCCGCAACTCGCCGTCCGCTACATGACCGTCTCCGGCAAAAAGGATATCTACCGCGCCCTGAGCGTGGGCGGCGTCTTCATCCTCTTCATGACCGGAACGGCCTTTACCGTCGGCGCTCTCTCCAACGTCTACTTCATGGAGCAGTCAGGCAAACTCGCCCTGGCGGCCACGGCCATTGGCGGCGCCGCGCCGAACGTCGACAAGATCATCCCCCTGTTCATCACCCAGGCCATGCCTGAGTGGATCATGTACCTCTTCCTGCTCTCGCTCCTGGCGGCGGCCATGTCTACCTTGAGCGGCCAGTTCCACCTCATCGCCACGTCGCTCACTTATGACCTGAACCCCAAGGCGAAAAAAGGCGACCAAAAAACGCTCCTCTGGGCGCGCGTCGGCACCGTCATCGGCTTCACCCTCACCCTGCTGCTGGCGCTCCAGCTTCCGCCCAGCATCATCGCCATCGCCACGGCCCTCTTCTTCGGCATGTGCGCCTCCGCCTTCCTGCCCATGTACACGGCCGCCCTCTACTGGCCCAAGGTGACGCCGGCCGGTGCGACCTGGAGCATGATCTCGGCCACCGTCACCTACCTCGTCCTGGTCCTCTTCGTCCATGAGAAAGAAGCGGCCATCTTCGGCGTCTGCCAGCAGTTCTTTGGCGTAAAAACCCTGGCGACAGCCCCCTGGACTTACATCGACCCCATGGTGATCAGCCTGCCTGTCAGCGCCATCGTCCTGGTGGCCGTCAGCCTGATGACGCAAAAATCTGCCCAGGCGGAGATCCCTCCGGCGCCTCTCACGGAGACGGCAGCCAGCACGAAGGAACTGGGGCAATAGGTGTCTGTCGCTTCAAGTTTATCGACAAAAGCTTCAATTAATCTTGCGGAGCGTCGCGTGGATGCTCCGCCTTTTTGTGTCTAAAATTATTTCCTTTCGTTCCATCAAAGCAAGAAGAGCGAGGCAAGGAAACATCCCTATTGATGTTCCGCATTGCTCGCCCTCTCGTCATCCCTATTATCCTTTGTCGACCCCTATTATCCTTTTTAAACTATCTGCCTTCCTCTCAGTACTGCTCCGGAATCCGGGAATACCTTGCAGCCGACGCGGGTTCGCAGGCCAGATTCGCCAGGTGGCGCGCCAGGATCTCCAACTGCTTTTCCAGGCTGACAACGCGGGCTTCCAGCTCGCCCACCCGCCCTTTCAGTCCGGCCATCTCCACGGCCAGGGCGCGGGGATCCAGCGGACCGGTGATCCCCCTGTGTCGTTCTATTTGTGAAAGGCCTGCGCCCATCGCTTGTTCCATCTATCCTTACTCCCCCCGGCGGCGCTGTATATCGGGAAGCCCGCCTACAGGAATATATGCAAGGGCCGGCTCTGTATTCCCAATGTATTCCCAATGTATTCCCAGCGAATTCCCAGTGAATTCCGACGGATCCCCAATGGCTCCCCAACAGATTCCCAAAGAATACCCTCTTGACGGAAAGCGACTTCCCGGTTATACTAACATTTGTCTTCGGGGCGTAGCTCAGTTTGGTAGAGCGCTACCTTGGGGTGGTAGAGGCCGCACGTTCAAATCGTGTCGCTCCGACCATGTGGAGGGGTTCCCGAGTGGCTAAAGGGAGCAGACTGTAAATCTGCCGTCTGACGACTTCGTAGGTTCGAATCCTACCCCCTCCACCACTTATGCGTACAGACCCGTGCCCTATGCGGCGCGGGTTTTTGCATTTTAAAAAGTTTTTGCGTTTCTTCGCTTTTAAGAAGGTTCTATGACTTTAAAAAACGAAGACCGGAGCTGCCTTGCCTCCGGTCCTGACCCTTTCTACCTTATTTCACGCTGGCTACCGACCGCGTGCATTCAGTTGTCTAGGATAGACCGGCCTCCCCCTCCGGGGTGTCGTTCCACCAGGGAACGCGACTGCCGGGGTATCGCTGCTGGGCGGGGCAGAAAGCAGGTCATCCGTCATTCTTCAAATGCGCCACCTCGTTTGGTCCGGTCCGGCTTCCTTGTCCTCGCTCTTGGGCGCTCATTCCTCGGTCCACATTCCATCACCCCGCCGTCCATGGCCTATCGGGGCTACGTTTCCGCCGTCTCCCACTCCCGCCGGCGCGGGGTCCCGCTCTGAAGCGGTCCGGAAACGCCGATGCGACCGCCGGAACGGAGCCGGCCGGTTACTTGGGTTCCACCTCCTCCAGTTTCCCCGGAGGTCCTGGGCGTCTGCACCAGACTTCCCGCCATTCCCGCCATCGAAGCGGCTCACTTGAACGCAATCCCGGGTCATGCGTGCAGCTCTTCATTCGATGGGAGAAGCTCACTCGTTTTCACCGGATCCGCCGTAGCCTTCTGTCATTCCCCTCCGTTGCAGCAGAACCGGTGTCCACCAAGGCGCGGCAAGCGGGCAGACACCAGCGTGCTTAGCCCAATGGAATCTCCTCCTCTCCTTTGAATCTACCAATCTATTCGCCGCATGGTATAATTTTCCTTCTTTTGGCTCAAAATGTTATTTGTTTTTTTCTTACATTACCCATGGCGCCGGCCTCATTTACGCCTGCCTTTTCAACCCTTCCGTGATAAAATAGTAAGATAGATAAAAACCACCATGAACGAGGGAAGACTATGCACGTATATGCCCTGGTG
The Heliomicrobium undosum DNA segment above includes these coding regions:
- a CDS encoding radical SAM/SPASM domain-containing protein; the encoded protein is MYEHYKASRFNTVVNIDDDNRLIYNSLSQGFSLLNGDETDVYERVRNAATGPIPKEDRNTIDHLLVNNFLVPSDIDELEVFKKQYLKERQRTDNMGLTILPTLNCNFGCAYCFEGDEKSTVLMPENIQHSIFRLLEKKAETIKSLNITWFGGEPLIGLNIIKKLSNRIIPYCDTRGIAYFASMITNGYLLTDEVVAELYLRKVRTIQITLDGAEPLHDRSRFLKTTGTGTYRKIIDNIKGYIHKYPLKTIIRINMDRKNLDSIYGLLDDLAEQGLGHTGRLSVYFSPIEASTRACGKIVDDVIQMRVFAAHEFDLYKYAVAKGLCDIGLPYRNVGICTATRPNGLVILPNGDLHRCWETVSDGTKQIGLLGNGDDLTKNPLEAKWSSWSPFEQEECRNCAILPNCAGYCAYRFIYNTEFHGEFSTPCPALKYNIKDKLLYYVASKDAAIAKLLLMNEMKGGEQAS
- a CDS encoding RiPP maturation radical SAM C-methyltransferase, encoding MKLLLVNMPWGKIDFPSIQLGILKSYLSRNGIVTDVSYQNLVFANRIGIDLYAKLSISSRYAYLLEWLFNEFLITDTSLGKELQQSQERDIKELITLKNANPFLTDQYQPTPLGNVQAVNEKFIEDELVKVCRQIKNEIIPDFFYQLLNSIPFVEYDIIGFTCSFSQTAPALSLARIIKKKYKDKIIILGGNAVSGDMGMEYLRVFPWIDYIVYGEGERALLQIVEHLRNNDYRLGGGHDLKGILYRHYGYRGGSSMDNCGGGEGSGPGNDDGSLAIIKTPPQPLIPMDEVPLPDYDDYFRQIQSIEKTTGKKLKQDTLLFETARGCWWGERVQCKFCSLNGEHLHFRCKQWETVYEDLCALAKRYERNSLICVDNILRYPSFAPLLKALPEDKLDLELFWEVKPNLTKEQLESLAKAGVKRVQAGIESFSTDVLKLIDKGSTKVKNVQFIKNCYALDIQVSYNFLFGFPNEKPDSYYDLLNLFPLIYHLTPPLYPPKPMILQRFSRYFLEADRCNITNIRPMEQYRLIYPMDELNIEEIATNYAFDCAEMPDDFDYLNRITDSIKEWNILFGGSSRPVLAYEAGAGYVKVYDSRFGQFKSTILRGMVADIYRHCDQIKPLSSIMEAVRADCNSGDGGDAMIIKTLDELLLKKLMIREEDKFLSLAVNLKDIQSRIPHQTLKNIVHAKLYHLFEEIH
- a CDS encoding symporter small accessory protein yields the protein MLGLHDPWIAGAYLLCIASTLLCVGYAYWGQHQEE
- a CDS encoding sodium:solute symporter family protein — encoded protein: MKHGLLYIMLAFYLGATVLLGYLGYRHTRSSKDYLIAGGNIHPFLMALAYGSTFISTSAIVGFGGAAGVYGMSLLWLTVFNIFVGIFIAFVFYGVKTRKLAHQLGVHTFPEFLGARFSSPFIRNFSASVIALSMPLYAAAVMIGGARYMEEAMQINYTTSMIIFAVIVLAYVFFGGLRGVIYNDALQSSIMFVGMGVLLYLTYDKLGGVVTAHEKLGALKDLVPQALAAKGHLGWTAMPQFGSEIWWFVVSTLVLGVGIGVLAQPQLAVRYMTVSGKKDIYRALSVGGVFILFMTGTAFTVGALSNVYFMEQSGKLALAATAIGGAAPNVDKIIPLFITQAMPEWIMYLFLLSLLAAAMSTLSGQFHLIATSLTYDLNPKAKKGDQKTLLWARVGTVIGFTLTLLLALQLPPSIIAIATALFFGMCASAFLPMYTAALYWPKVTPAGATWSMISATVTYLVLVLFVHEKEAAIFGVCQQFFGVKTLATAPWTYIDPMVISLPVSAIVLVAVSLMTQKSAQAEIPPAPLTETAASTKELGQ